Below is a genomic region from Lampris incognitus isolate fLamInc1 chromosome 2, fLamInc1.hap2, whole genome shotgun sequence.
ggtacaccttgctattaccgggttggacccccttttgctttcagaactgccttaatccttcgtggcatagattcaacaaggtactggaaacattcctcagagagtttggtccatattgacatgatagcatcacgcagttgctgcagatttgtcggctgcacatccatgatgcgaatctcccggtccaccacatcctaaaggtgctctattggattgagatctggtgactgtggaggccatttgagtacagtgaactcattgtcatgttcaagaaaccagtctgagatgattcaagctttatgacatggcgcattatcctgctggaagtagccatcagaagatgggaacactgtggtcataaagggatggacatggtcagcaacaatactcaggtaggctgtggcgttgacacgatgctcaattggtactaaggggcccaaagtgtgccaagaaaatatcccccacaccattacaccaccaccaccagcctgaactgttgatacaaggcaggatggatccatgctttcatgttgttgacgccaaattctgaccctaccaacccgaatgtcgcagcagatatcgagactcatcagaccaggcaacatttttccaatcttctattgtccaattttggtgagcctgtgcgaactgtagcctcagtttcttgttcttagctgacaggagtggcatccagtgtggttttctgctgctgtagcccatctgcctcaaggttcaacgtgttgtgcgttcagagatgctcttctgcatacctcggttgtaatgagtggttatttgagttactgttgcctttctgtcagctcgaaccagtctggccattctcctctgacctctggcatcaacaaggcattttcgcccacagaactgccgctcactggatattttctctttttcgggccattctctgtaaaccctagagatggttgtgcgtgaaaatcccagtagatcagcagtttctgaaatactcagaccagcccgtctggcaccaacaaccatgccacgttcaaagtcacttaaatcacctttcttccccattctgatgctcggtttgaactgcaggagatcgtcttgaccatgtctacatgcctaaatgcattgagttgctgccatgtgattggctgattagaaatttgtattaacgagcagttggacaggtgtgcctaataaagtggccggtgagtgtatgtacacacacacacacacacacacacacacacacacacacacacacacacacatacatacatacatacatacatacatacatacatacatacatacatacggcatcaaaaatgtataaatgtaaagtcttacatttctttttttttctttttgttttttgccacgTGTGATGGTAACGAGTTCATTCACATGGGATTGTTCCTCctctccccttttccccccaattgtatttggccaattaccccactcttccgagccattccggtctctgctccaccccctctgctgatccggggagggctgcagactaccacatgcctcctcccatacatgtggagtcaccagccgcttcctttcacctgacaatgaggagtttcaccagggggacgtagcgcgtgggaggatcacgttattcctcccagtcccccccgaacaggcgccccaaacgaccagaggaggcgctagtgcagtgacacatacccacatttggcttcccatccacagacacaccaattgtgtctgtagggacgcctgaccaagccggaggtacgacggggattcgaactgctgatccccgtgttggtaggcaacagaatagaccgctacgctacccagacgccccgaaaACTTGTATGTCTTACAGCCTTATAATATGACCATGGATAATGTGCAATTATTCAAGACATGATGAAGTGGAAGACAAGTTTCTTTTGAAGTTGTCTGGGTTTGCGGTAGCACAGCTGGACAGACGCCATACTGATGCATGCTGAAGCAGCAGCCCCGCGGTTGTCCACCTGGTCTTCACAGTGAAACCAGTTGTACTTACCATTAAGAATCCTTGCCACCCTCCAGAGTCGCAGCAGAATCAGAAGACCCATGCCGTCGAAGCTATCCTCATTAGAGATGAAGACAATGTCCAACACAAaggacaccaccaccaccgccccaTCAAATACCTCAAACCTGTGCTGAAAGAACTCCAGGCAGAAGGCGTACAGCTTGCCAGCCAGCTCCACCATGAAGAAGGTGAGAAGAGCAATGCTCAGGTAGTGGAAGACCTGCACAAAGGACTCGTGTGAGGGACCCACATGCAGCAGTCTGAGCTTTCCGATCACACTGACATTTTGCTTTTGGCACATGTGTGTCTTTGGATCAggtgttgcatttttttttaatttgacataaacatgtctttttttttaatttgatacgAACATGTCATTTTTTAATTTGATATGAACatgtcattttttttaatttgatacgAACATGTCATTTTTTAATTTGATACGAATgtcattttttttcatttgatatgAACATGTCAATTTTTTAAACTTGACATGAACAAGTCATTTTTTGAATTTGATATGAGCATGCCATTTTTTATTTGATATGAACATGTCATTTTTCATTTGATATGAACATGTCATTTTTTATTTGATATGAACACGTCATTTTTTATTTGATATGAACACGTCATTTTTTATTTGATATGAACACGTCATTTTTTATTTGATATGTACATGTAATTTTTTATTTGATATGAACATGTCATTTTTTCATCTGCTACGAACATGTCATTTTTTAAATTTGATATGAACATGTCATTTTTTATTTGATATGAACATGTCAATTTTTTAAACTTGACATGAACAAGTCATTTTTTGAATTTGATATGAACATGTCAATTTTTTAATTTGATATGAACATGCCATTTTTTATTTGATATGAACATGTCATTTTTAATTTGATACGAACATGTCATTTTTTAATTTGATACGAACAAGTCATTTTTCATTTGATATGAACATGTCATTTTTTTAATTTGATATGAACATGTAATTTTTTATTTGATATGAACATGTCAATTTTTTCAACTTGACATGAACAAGTCATTTTTTGAATTTGATATGAACATGTAATTTTTTAATTTGATATGAACATGTCATTTTTTAAATTTGATATGAACATGTCATTTTTTAAATTTGATACGAACATGTCATTTTTTAAATTTGATACGAACATGTCATTTTTTAATTTGATACGAACATGtcatttttttatttgatatGAACATGTCATTTTTTAAAATTTGATATGAACATGTCATTTTTTAATTTGATATGAACATgtcattttttttcatttgatatgAACATGTCAATTTTTTAAACTTGACATGAACAAGTCATTTTTTGAATTTGATACGAGCATGTCATTTTTTTAATTTGATATGAACATGTCATTTTTCTATTTGATATGAACATGTCAATTTTTTAAACTTGACATGAACAAGTCATTTTTTGAATTTGATATGAACATGTCAATTTTTTAATTTGATATGAACATGCCATTTTTTATTTGATATGAACATGTCATTTTTCATTTGATACGAACACGTCATTTTTTATTTGATATGAACACGTCATTTTTTATTTGATATGAACATGTAATTTTTTATTTGATATGAACATGCCATTTTTTATTTGATATGAACATGCCATTTTTTATTTGATATGAACATGCCATTTTTTATTTGATACGAacatgttattttttttattttatacgAACATGTCAATTTTTTTGATATGAACAtgtcattttttatttaatatgAAAATGCCATTTGGAAACACACGGTCATTTATATTGGACCTTGCGGTCAGAGTTTAGTGTGTTAACGTTTCATTTAGACTTCACCAACCTGAGGTGCAACATGTCCATGTTCCAATTGGATGATGGACAGATCTATCAGCAGCTCACATAAAACAAATATAGCATCCAGTATTACCAAACATACCACAACCACCTGGAAGAAGAGCAACACAGTCATCATAGAACCACAGACCAACTGACTCAGGAATACAACAACAGGCGCACCTCTCTGACAAGGCATGTGGCTGAAGCAAgtcaaaactaaataaataaataaaacagggaCAACAGAAAACGTGCCTTGGTACCTTGTCTCTGATCTACTATGAGAGCTATTAGCAAGCAAACAAGGTGTGCACATTGATAAACTCATCTTTCACACCACCCTACAGGGGtggtggtggcggggggggggggtcaacacaaGGTATATTTGACTGTACAATAGTAAATTCCTGATAAGTGAGAATTTCAAATgtgaacaacaacacaaaaaaagacaCTAGTGCATTAAAATGCCTGATGGCAGTGTCCACCTAGAAAGCTGAGCAACAAGCGAGGGACTCACCTGGAACCGTTCAGAGCTGTAAAGCCTTTTAAAGGAGTCCCTTAAGGTCAGCTCTGTTGGATATTCACCGGTGGCTGGACCCAGCTCCTCACTGGCTTCATGAagctcttcttcctcatttgttccctgtcctttttcatcacCCACAGTTGTGAAGTACTTGAGGTACTGAGCCATGACAAGACTCTGGAGTTAGGCTTTGTTCTACCCTGCAAAGAGACAAATAAAATTACTTAGTTGAATTCAGTTATCATCAGTTTCCCCAAAGATTACCAAgtttaaaatggggggggggcagcagtatCTGCACATAttaactcctgttcagaaaagtATTCAACCACTTCTTCTGGTTCATCACTAGCAGTTAGAAATACAGCTGCAAGTAGAGATTGGGGTTTTCAAGGCCATTTTAAGAGACTTTGTTCACAAACTGACACAAACGGAGACACTTAACGTCACAGACCAAGAGCTACATGGTAACACTCAGAACTGGATTTGGTCAGTCAGCATTTATTTAGCACAATGGCTCCAGTATCCACCAAAGACTTTTGGACCAGTTTGCATCCATCACTATATCATCCATCACTAAGCATGAATGATGATGCTGTCTAAGGGCTTTCATTTTTTGTCCTTTAAAAGTAATCATCAAAACGTGACAGTTTATCACAGCTGCACAGAAATCCTTATAAATAAATATAGCTGCAAATACTGATTTGTACCTCACGACCTCAGACTGACTTTGACTAAAACAATCTAACCATTCTAGTTAGATTGTTTAAGGGTTTTTTTCTTAATGATTATGCATTTTTCCAATTTCTTATTTTCATTTTGAAGTCCATCcagcaatccattatccaaaccgcttatccagctctcagggtcgcggggatgctggaacctatcccagcagtcattgggcggcaggtggggagacaccctggaccggccaccACAGATTTTCATCACAGATGGCCTGTGATTTTGATGATTTTGATGTCTGTTACAAAtatttgtgtgggtgtgagatggaagagaaagaagaattctggagtgagttggatgaagtggtggagagggtacccaaggaggagagagtggtgattggagtggacttcagtggacatgttcgtgaaggaaacagaggtgatgaggagttgatgggaaggtatggagtcaaggagagaaatgtggaaggacagatggtggtggattttgtgaaaaggatggaagtggctgaggtgaatacatatttcaagaagagggaagaacacagggtgacgtataagagtggaggaaagtgcacaccggTGGACTATATGTtgtgtagaaggcgtgatctaaaagggattggagactgcaaggtggtgagaggggagaacgtagctaggcagcatcggatggtggtctgtaggatgactttggagaccaagatgaggaagcgagtgaagacacagccgaagatcaaatggtggaagttgaagaaggaagactgttgtgtggagttcaggcaggagttaaaacaggcactgagtggtagtgaagagttgccagatggctgggcaagcactgcagaaatagtgagggagacagctaggaaggtacttcgtgtgtcatcaggacagaggaaggaagacaaggagacttggtggtggaatgaggaagtacagcaaagtatacagaggaagaggttggcaaagaggaagtgggatggtcagagagatgaagaaagtacacaggagtacaaggagatgcagcgtaaagcaaagagagaagtggcaaaggcaaaaggaaaaggcgtatggtgagttgtatgacaggttagacactaaggaaggagaaaaagacttgtacagattggctagacagagggaccgagctgtaaaggatgtgcagcaagttagggtgatgaaggatagagatggaaatgtgctgacaagcgaggagagtgtgctgagaaggtagaaggaatactttgaggggctgatgaatgatgaaaatgagagagagagagaaggttggatgatgtggggatagtgaatcaggaagtgcagtggattaacaaggaggaagtgagggcagctatgaagaggatgaagagtggcaaggcagttggtcctgatgacatacctgtggaggcatggagatgtttaggagagatggcagtgtagtttttaactagattgtttaacacaatcttggaaagtgagaggatgcctgaggagtggagaagaagcatactggtaccgattttcaagaacaaggccgacgtgcagaactgtagcaactacagagatataaagttgatcagccatagcatgaagatttgggaaagagtaatcgaagctaggttaagaggaggagaggtgatgatcagcgagcgcagtatggtttcatgccacgaaagagcaccacagatgcgatgtgtgctttgagagtgttgatggagaagtatagagaaggccagaaggagttacattgtgtctttgtagatttagaaaacGCGTACGACAATGTCTTCAGTTGTTACATACATCAAACTGCAGTGGGCACATTTGTaaaggaagagtagggtaattgaactgatacaattgggtagaaaaagagggggggtgatgaggatgtgcacatccttgatggggaggaacgctggtttgaacaaggagtcaaagaggccatgtatgtgaagagggaatgaccatccctgaactgggagggggggggggctaagagtacatctgtcaccatcttacaatgctgtgatcgcaactattccccaaccctctgtgaatagtacacatggccactgtaaatctagttaatggtcacaccatatttgcatatgaaactggttgttggtttgggtcgttataccactgtattgtttataaacacactgaatcgtttataaaaactattgtttataaacacactgtattgtttataaacacactgaATCGTTTAtaaacactattgtttataaacacTCAATAGTTTATAAACACACTTCATTGTTTATAAACATTATCGTTTATAAACACACTGAATCCTTTAtaaacactattgtttataaacactgtattgtttatctgTCGTTTATAAACACACTATCGTTTAtaaacactattgtttataaacacCCTCAATCGTTTATGAACACACCTCATTGTTTATAAGAACACTATCGTTTATAAACACTATCGTTTACAACTCACGCTTCCAAATTCAGCCTGAGTCTTGTAGACTGAGGTTATGTGAAGAGACCACTTCACTGTAGACACACGAAGACACCTGGTCTGTTAACTATCGTCTTTCACTGGTTGTGTTGATGCTTCTGTCTAGTCCACCAGACAGGAAGTTCATCACGGCTCGCTACTTGCAGCTTGAGTTAATACACTATTTTTGTTGGACCGAgcaggaagttgtgtgtgtgtgtgtgtgtgtgtgtgtgtgtgtgtgtgtgtgtgtgtgtgtgtgtgtgtgtgtgtgtgtgtgtgtgtctgtgtctgtgtgtctgtgtgtctgtgtgtctgtgttgtctctGGTGGACCAGAACACTGCTGACTGCAGTAAAATGCATCACTGCCAGCGTTCAGTTTGGGATTTTTTTCCGTGAATGTTGCAACAAACAGCCCACTTTGTCCTTCCTGCCAACACAAAGGCTTTTCTTACAGGGACATAGCCAGAACACCACCGTGTTACACACCTCCGTGTTACACACCTCCTTCAACACTACACAGTAGCGTAACGCAATATCACTTGGATGGAAACTCTGACACAACGCTCGGTGAGAACCAAATattgtggagtggctgatgtgtaaTCAGTCAGTTCCTCTCCGCAGCCTGACATACTGACTGCGTTTACATGGAGTCAGAAGAAGTGGGTTTGTTGTGCGCAGCCTGACATACTGACTGCGTTTTAATGGAGTCAGAAGAAGTGGGTTTGTTGTGCGCAGCCTGCCATACTGACTGCGTTTACATGAAATCAGAAGAAGTGGGTTTGTTGTGCGCAGCCTGACATACTGACTGCCTTTACATGGAGTCAGAAGAATGGGTTTGTTGTGCGCAGCCTGACATACTGACTGCGTTTACATGGAGTCAGAAGAACTGTGTTTCTGGTGCGCAGCCTGACATACTGACTGCGTTTACATGGAGTCAGAAGAAGTGGGTTTGTTGTGCGCTTCCTGACATACTGACTGCGTTTACATGGAGTCAGAAGAAGTGGGTTTGTTGTGCGCAGCCTGACATACTGACTGCCTTTACATGGAGTCAGAAGAAGTGGGTTTGTTGTGCGCAGCCTGCCATACTGACTGCGTTTACATGGAGTCAGAAGAAGTGGGTTTGTTGTGCGCAGCCTGACATACTGACTGCGTTTACATGGGGTCAGAAGAAGTGGGTTTGTTGTGCGCAGCCTGACATACTGACTGCCTTTACATGGAGTCAGAAGAAGTGGGTTTGTTGTGCGCAGCCTGAGATACTGACTGCGTTTACATGGAGTCAGTAGAAGTGGGTTTGTTGTGCGCAGCCTGCCATACTGACTGCGTTTACATGGAGTCAGAAGAAGTGGGTTTGTTGTGCGCAGCCTGACATACTGACTGCCTTTACATGGAGTCAGAAGAAGTGGGTTTGTTGTGCGCAGCCTGACAAACTGACTGCGTTTACATGGAGTCAGAAGAAGTGTGTTTCTGGTGCGCAGCCTGACATACTGACTGCGTTTACATGGAGTCAGAAGAAGTGGGTTTGTTGTGCGCAGCCTGACATACTGACTGCGTTTACATGGAGTCAGAAGAAGTGGGTTTGTTGTGCGCAGCCTGACATACTGACTGCCTTTACATGGAGTCAGAAGAAGTGGGTTTGTTGTGCGCAGCCTGAGATACTGACTGCGTTTACATGGAGTCAGAAGAAGTGGGTTTGTTGTGCGCAGCCTGCCATACTGACTGCGTTTACATGGAGTCAGAAGAAGTGGGTTTGTTGTGCGCAGCCTGACATACTGACTGCGTTTACGTGGAGTCAGAAGAAGTGGGTTTCTGGTGCGCAGCCTGACATACTGACTGCGTTTACATGGAGTCAGAAGAAGTGAGTTTGTTGTGCGCAGCCTGACATACTGACTGCGTTTACATGGAGTCAGAAGAAGTGGGTTTGTTGTGTTAATCCGACTAAAAGTGGCCTTTAACATACATGGagacgtgttagtccgactgaagtcGTACTAAATCGGATTTctcgaagtgggactaacacacctagataacgcGGTTGGCAATGGATgcactctggcatgtatacgcttcaatcggccccgaactggtctaggcgttctgcgcatgttccatagttcccgcggcggcctttattttttttttccttcagttttcccccttttttctccccagctgtatctggCCATTTAtcccgctctttttttttttagccgtaccggtcgctgctctaccccttctctgccgatccgggcgtcgtcccgaccgaccagaggaggcgctagcgcagcgaccagggcaaatacctgtgttacctccgaccaagccagaggtaacacagggattcgattccTCGGCGGTCTGTCATCCAGTGCTAGAGCTTGGCAACTGACGTCATTGCGCAATGCATTGTGGGGAGGAGCCGCCATATTGTGATGCCATGGACGCTAGCCGGTAACACGCATTTTTTTCCTCGTACTGCTGAGCTAAGTATGCTTAAAATAGCTTGGCACAAGTGGATTATACCAAGACAAAGCCCTACCGGACGCCAAGAAACGCCatattgacaaaatcaatgtTATCGGAAATGTCGATCCTTGTGAAATCCCAAAAGGCCAATGGATCCTTGACCCTGACGCCTTGCCTCCCCTCAAGTTTCCTGGTATGTTTGCATATCTTGGGAGTGGTGTCCGTGGCTACACCGCCGGACAGTTTCGTAATTACAAGTCTTGGGAAGCGAGCATTCGGCTCACCAGTGGTTGAGTACATGACCCGGAGATTGAAAAACCCTGTCGTCCGAACGAAGGTACCGGCTTTCTTTTGGCATCCGTCCTTTGTGTACCCGGCAACGTCACGTAGAGAACACATTAACGTTACAATATTCACATTTGTCTGCGTCCGGGTTATGCACCATATGCGACTTAATGAGCCGCCTTTAAAGCCCCGGATGATCGGCCGCCGGCGTGTTTGACTGCTGAAATGAGAAAATTAAGTGTTTGTCTTTACTGTCAAGCACACTGATTACTGTTACAGTGTAGTGACCTACTCagaggttagatattcaccatgcgagccagagacggtccctttaagacagtgggcggggttagcaaggggtattgtgggtagacatgaGGCTGAAGTTTAGCATAATAAACTACTGACTTAGTTTAGTTGgaagaaataaacgaccccacggctgtgtggtgtggtcaaaaggagaagtggtctggtctcctttctttcatcctccacattggtgaccccagcgtgagccatggagaacgaagctcccagtgcagcggcagtgactaacgccgtctcgctcaaactgcccgacttctgggaaacggctgcggcagcaaggttcgctcacatcgaagcccagttcgccattaggaacatcaccgtggatgagaccaatACCACCACGTCGTGGCGGCACCcggaacatctacggcgtcacggatattgggcctgctgcaagcaccGCCGCCCACGGATAAGTACGGTACGATTgagagacacttgctgcaggcttctgagctagcagaggtggagtGGGCCGACTGGTGGTGttcgctgcaaggcttgggagatggcaagccatcggagctaatggacaagatgctgagtatgctgggttcgtgcAACCCCGCCTTgcttttcggccagctgttcctccgtcagttcccctcgcacgtccgtgctgccttggccagctccaagttgtccaccaccagcaactttcgggagttggccgcggaggctgacaggattttccTCGTCAGCCAACAGCAccggttgaggctgcgggcgtcgccgcggcagcagtttctcatcggcagcaggactcaaggggactgtgcttctaccatgctaggtttggaaccaaagccaagcaatgccgtgcaccatgcactttcagcagAGCGGGAAatccagggccggcgctcagtagtagccctgagcgttgcccaggaaggcaggctgctgtttattcaggacaccatctccggccGACGGTTGGTAGGTGATTCGGGCGCGCGGCGGATCATCCTACCTGCGACACCAGTGGACccctatggatgctgctaacggcactcccgtacgcacctatggcatgaggtatgtggaggtggtttttggaggtcggcggttcggccgggactttgtaatggcgaaggcgaccattgccctcctgggttcggatttcctgcgcgcttatggactgttggtagacgttaaaaacccgccgcttgattgacgccgtctccttctgctcctacccatgtacgctgggggaggcgggtcccatcggcttgtccaacatgattgccaccggggatgaatttcagcgtctgctcgctgagtttccggacctcacaacgccGAACTCATCTCTCATCAGCAGTCGCCAAGtatggagtggaacactacatcaccaccacgggccccccagtctacgcccgtgcacggcgcctcgacccagccaagctcgccatcgcccaggaggagtttgccaacatggagcgcctcggcatcgtgcgccgctccgacagtccatgggcctcccccctgcatatggtcacgaaggctaacggt
It encodes:
- the hvcn1 gene encoding voltage-gated hydrogen channel 1 isoform X2, translating into MAQYLKYFTTVGDEKGQGTNEEEELHEASEELGPATGEYPTELTLRDSFKRLYSSERFQVFHYLSIALLTFFMVELAGKLYAFCLEFFQHRFEVFDGAVVVVSFVLDIVFISNEDSFDGMGLLILLRLWRVARILNGILVSVKTRADQRLHKLKQSYDHLVHRVTELQERNDELERVNSRQTAIL
- the hvcn1 gene encoding voltage-gated hydrogen channel 1 isoform X1 — its product is MAQYLKYFTTVGDEKGQGTNEEEELHEASEELGPATGEYPTELTLRDSFKRLYSSERFQVVVVCLVILDAIFVLCELLIDLSIIQLEHGHVAPQVFHYLSIALLTFFMVELAGKLYAFCLEFFQHRFEVFDGAVVVVSFVLDIVFISNEDSFDGMGLLILLRLWRVARILNGILVSVKTRADQRLHKLKQSYDHLVHRVTELQERNDELERVNSRQTAIL